The following proteins are encoded in a genomic region of Maribacter hydrothermalis:
- a CDS encoding valine--tRNA ligase, translating to MEIPSKYNPQATESHWYDYWMKNGYFHSTPDEREPYSIVIPPPNVTGILHMGHMLNNTIQDVLIRRARLLGKNACWVPGTDHASIATEAKVVAKLKEQGIHKNELSREEFLEHAWEWTHQYGGIILEQLKKLGCSCDWDRTAFTMDKERYDSVIKVFVDLYNKGLIYRGYRMVNWDPEAQTTLSDEEVIYEEKQGLLYYLAYAIEGSNEKVTIATTRPETILGDTAICINPNDERFRHLKGKKVIVPICNRVIPIIEDEYVDVEFGTGCLKVTPAHDINDKALGEKHNLETIDIFNDNASLNSFGMHYEGKDRFIVRKEISKELEEKGFLVKTETHINKVGTSERTKAVIEPKLSDQWFLKMEDLAKPALEAVMESGDVKLHPKKFDNTYRHWMENVRDWNISRQLWWGQQIPAFYFGDGQEDFVVAANLEDALKLAKEKSGKSELQESDLRQDADVLDTWFSSWLWPMSVFGGIMEPDNEEINYYYPTNDLVTGPDILFFWVARMIVAGYEFRGEKPFENVYFTGLVRDKQRRKMSKSLGNSPDALKLIEDYGADGVRVGLLLSSAAGNDLMFDEDLCQQGKNFANKIWNGFRLIKGWEIADIPQPEASKLGLEWYESKLNKTLLEIEDHFSKFRISDALMSIYKLVWDDYSSSLLEIIKPAYQQPIDRTTFDKVIQLFEQNLKLLHPFMPFLTEEVWQHIAKREESEALVIAKWPTVGKIDEELIAQFDFAAEVIAGVRTIRKNKNIPMKEALELSVLNSEEASKRWDVVISKLTNVSDISYLDAQLEGALTFRVKSNEYFVPMEGAIDIEAEIVKINEELKYTKGFLVSVQKKLSNERFVSNAPEKVIAIERQKMADAEAKIETLEKSLASLG from the coding sequence ATACAATACAAGATGTATTAATAAGGCGAGCTCGCCTTCTAGGTAAAAATGCATGTTGGGTACCCGGTACAGATCATGCATCTATAGCGACAGAAGCAAAAGTTGTTGCAAAACTTAAGGAGCAAGGCATTCATAAGAATGAACTTTCTAGAGAAGAGTTTTTAGAACATGCTTGGGAATGGACACACCAGTATGGTGGTATAATTTTAGAACAGTTAAAAAAATTAGGTTGTTCTTGTGATTGGGACCGTACAGCCTTTACAATGGATAAAGAACGCTATGACAGTGTTATAAAAGTATTTGTTGATCTGTACAATAAAGGACTTATATACCGTGGGTATCGCATGGTAAACTGGGACCCGGAGGCCCAAACTACATTGTCAGATGAAGAGGTTATTTATGAAGAAAAGCAAGGGTTACTTTATTATTTAGCCTATGCTATAGAAGGTTCTAACGAGAAAGTGACTATTGCAACCACGAGACCGGAAACAATATTAGGCGATACAGCTATTTGTATAAATCCTAATGATGAACGTTTTAGACATTTAAAAGGTAAAAAGGTTATTGTGCCAATTTGCAATAGGGTTATTCCAATTATTGAAGATGAGTATGTTGATGTTGAATTTGGTACAGGTTGTTTAAAAGTAACACCTGCGCATGACATAAATGACAAAGCACTAGGAGAAAAGCATAATTTGGAAACTATTGACATCTTTAATGACAATGCCAGCCTCAATAGTTTTGGTATGCATTATGAAGGTAAAGATCGTTTTATAGTGCGAAAAGAAATTTCTAAAGAACTGGAGGAAAAAGGATTTTTGGTAAAAACAGAAACCCATATCAATAAAGTAGGTACTTCAGAAAGAACTAAGGCGGTTATTGAACCAAAACTATCTGATCAATGGTTCCTGAAAATGGAAGATTTGGCAAAGCCCGCTTTAGAGGCTGTAATGGAAAGTGGCGATGTAAAGCTACACCCAAAGAAATTTGATAATACCTATCGTCATTGGATGGAGAATGTTCGCGATTGGAATATTTCTAGACAATTATGGTGGGGTCAGCAAATACCAGCGTTCTATTTTGGCGACGGACAAGAGGATTTTGTTGTTGCTGCTAATTTAGAAGATGCACTAAAACTGGCAAAAGAAAAATCTGGCAAATCAGAATTACAAGAAAGTGACTTGCGACAAGATGCAGATGTTTTGGATACGTGGTTTTCGTCGTGGTTATGGCCAATGAGTGTATTTGGTGGTATAATGGAGCCAGATAATGAAGAGATAAACTATTACTACCCAACAAATGATTTAGTAACAGGTCCGGATATTTTATTTTTCTGGGTTGCTAGAATGATTGTTGCCGGGTATGAGTTTAGAGGTGAAAAACCTTTTGAAAATGTTTATTTCACCGGATTGGTGAGGGATAAGCAACGTAGAAAAATGTCTAAGTCTTTAGGTAATTCGCCCGATGCCTTAAAGCTAATAGAAGATTATGGTGCAGACGGAGTCCGTGTAGGTCTATTATTAAGTTCTGCTGCAGGTAACGATTTAATGTTCGATGAAGATTTATGTCAACAAGGAAAAAACTTTGCCAATAAAATATGGAATGGTTTCCGATTAATAAAAGGTTGGGAAATTGCTGATATACCCCAACCAGAAGCTTCAAAGCTTGGTTTGGAGTGGTATGAGTCTAAGCTGAATAAAACATTATTAGAAATCGAAGATCATTTTAGTAAGTTCCGTATTTCAGATGCTTTAATGTCTATCTATAAATTGGTTTGGGACGATTATAGTTCTTCCTTATTAGAGATTATAAAACCAGCTTACCAACAACCAATAGATAGAACCACTTTTGATAAGGTGATTCAGTTGTTTGAGCAGAACCTAAAATTATTGCATCCTTTTATGCCATTTTTGACAGAAGAAGTTTGGCAGCATATTGCAAAGAGAGAAGAGAGTGAGGCATTAGTAATAGCAAAATGGCCAACGGTAGGTAAAATTGATGAAGAATTAATAGCTCAATTCGATTTCGCTGCTGAGGTCATTGCTGGAGTAAGAACCATCAGAAAAAACAAGAACATTCCAATGAAAGAAGCATTGGAGTTGTCAGTTTTAAATTCTGAGGAAGCTAGCAAACGTTGGGATGTTGTCATTTCTAAACTGACTAATGTATCTGATATTAGTTATTTAGACGCGCAGTTAGAAGGCGCTTTGACCTTCCGTGTAAAAAGTAACGAATACTTTGTGCCAATGGAAGGAGCTATTGATATTGAAGCAGAAATCGTTAAGATCAACGAAGAGTTAAAATATACTAAAGGATTCTTGGTATCTGTTCAGAAGAAACTTTCTAATGAACGATTTGTAAGCAATGCACCTGAAAAAGTAATAGCGATAGAGCGTCAAAAAATGGCAGATGCTGAGGCTAAAATTGAAACTTTAGAAAAAAGTTTAGCGAGTTTGGGGTAA